The proteins below are encoded in one region of Hordeum vulgare subsp. vulgare chromosome 3H, MorexV3_pseudomolecules_assembly, whole genome shotgun sequence:
- the LOC123441727 gene encoding uncharacterized protein LOC123441727 → CRWLGSSWFTNGSCGYCGYALNLSLAARNTAGIGSKYGKQIRKKGVVAFITVDETRFTQADEVTCAPRLRLFRRRSRQFCGKCGGRIGSANEVDEDDEDPAGLSACTGSDDEDPAGLSACTGSDDDDPRTSPGDGGGATRRRSYLIRFGALQPCTDDSPAADDPFSL, encoded by the coding sequence TGCCGCTGGCTTGGTTCCTCCTGGTTCACCAACGGCAGTTGCGGCTACTGCGGCTATGCGCTGAACCTGAGCTTGGCGGCGCGGAACACGGCGGGCATCGGCTCCAAGTACGGCAAGCAGATCAGGAAGAAGGGCGTCGTCGCCTTCatcaccgtcgacgagacccgcttCACGCAGGCCGACGAGGTCACCTGCGCGCCCCGCCTGCGCCTCTTCCGGCGGAGGTCGCGCCAATTCTGCGGCAAGTGCGGCGGCCGCATTGGCTCCGCCAACGAGGTCGACGAGGATGACGAGGACCCCGCCGGCCTGTCCGCGTGCACCGGTTCGGACGACGAGGACCCCGCCGGCCTGTCCGCGTGCACCGGTTCGGACGACGACGACCCGCGGACGAGcccgggcgacggcggcggcgccaCCAGAAGGAGGAGCTACCTCATCAGGTTCGGCGCGCTGCAGCCCTGCACGGATGACTCTCCTGCTGCTGACGACCCCTTCTCTCTATGA